One part of the Bicyclus anynana chromosome 8, ilBicAnyn1.1, whole genome shotgun sequence genome encodes these proteins:
- the LOC112055252 gene encoding protein ABHD11 — protein sequence MERIPTKSAVNLSYKIYGEPTIYHEPPILLVHGLLGCKKHWDDIGKTIVNVVKKAVVSIDLRNHGHSPHANSHKYEDLVGDILILLDKLSIKRASLVGHCMGGKVVMGVSLAAPDKVAGLLVVDISPVSTARHSDSLPEILVAMNNVDFKKAKKIRAAKKEVKKQLKPIVKDHHLLKAILWNVIKKSNHKIGWACNLDILVKHFKYIKSFPDIMRKQSFYGPTLFIGGQLSEYLPADDLPAIREMFPRAVVSYIPEVGHNLHSEDTKTFLEIAIAFLKTNK from the exons ATGGAGC GAATACCAACCAAATCTGCAGTTAACTTGTCATACAAAATTTATGGGGAACCAACGATATACCATGAACCACCGATACTTTTGGTACATGGCCTTTTAGGTTGCAAGAAGCATTGGGACGATATAGGGAAGACAATAGTGAATGTTGTAAAGAAAGCAGTTGTATCTATTGATTTAAGAAATCACGGCCACAGTCCACATGCCAACTCGCACAAATACGAAGATCTCGTGGGTGATATCTTGATACTGCTAGACAAACTGTCAATAAAGCGAGCTAGTCTCGTTGGTCATTGTATGGGTGGTAAAGTTGTGATGGGTGTATCGCTTGCAGCG CCCGACAAAGTAGCTGGACTTTTGGTCGTGGATATTTCTCCGGTGTCGACCGCCCGACACTCAGATTCCTTACCAGAAATCCTAGTAGCTATGAACAATGTAGATTTTAAGAAAGCTAAGAAAATACGTGCAGCAAAAAAAGAAGTCAAAAAACAACTAAAACCTATAGTGAAAGACCATCACTTGTTAAAGGCAATACTATGGAACGTAATAAAGAAATCTAATCACAAGATTGGTTGGGCGTGCAACCTCGATATTTTGGTCAAACATTTCAAATACATAAAATCGTTTCCGGACATAATGAGAAAGCAATCATTTTACGGGCCTACGTTATTCATAGGCGGGCAGCTATCGGAATATCTTCC AGCTGATGATTTGCCCGCAATCCGAGAGATGTTCCCCCGCGCGGTGGTGTCCTACATTCCTGAAGTGGGACACAATTTGCATTCTGAGGACACGAAAACTTTTTTGGAAATTGCCATTGCTTTCCtgaagacaaataaataa
- the LOC112055265 gene encoding protein ABHD11: MLFKKLYTKSLFRICPKILSISSLRYATAPSSYAETVDLAYSSYESTEDETSVRPPVVILHGLLGSKNNWNSMSKAIHKSTGRKVISIDARNHGDSKHSSQHTYLHMAQDVIKLLKKLEISKVSLLGHSMGGRTAMVLSLLSSDLVSSLIVVDISPAKTSPQIFSMVNLFDAMAAVSLRSGIAMSKARKLADEQLKAVIPDINLRNFLITNLIQTNTGSYSWRVNIPALKENFQQNIASFPSSLKGLQYCGPTLFIGGSLSDYIGKNDLPEIQEYFPLAQLQFVDGAGHWVHSQKPEKFLEIACSFLKDK, encoded by the exons atgttATTCAAAAAGCTCTACACAAAAAGTCTCTTCCGAATATGtccaaaaatattatcaatttcgTCCCTACGGTATGCGACTGCACCTTCCAGCTATGCCGAAACCGTTGACTTAGCATATTCTTCATACGAGAGTACTGAAGACGAGACCTCTGTACGACCTCCCGTAGTTATTTTACACGGGCTTTTAGGTTCCAAGAATAACTGGAACAGTATGAGCAAAGCAATACATAAATCGACTGGGCGGAAAGTGATAAGCATAGACGCTCGTAACCATGGCGACAGCAAACATTCGTCTCAGCATACCTATCTGCATATGGCCCAGGATGTGATAAAGCTCCTGAAGAAACTTGAGATATCTAAAGTGTCCCTTTTGGGACACAGTATGGGTGGCCGCACTGCCATGGTGCTGTCACTGCTCTCT TCCGATTTAGTCTCAAGCCTGATTGTGGTTGATATATCGCCAGCTAAAACAAGCccacaaatattttcaatggtGAATCTCTTTGACGCCATGGCTGCTGTGTCTTTAAGGTCAGGCATAGCAATGTCCAAAGCAAGAAAGCTTGCTGACGAACAGTTAAAAGCTGTTATACCTGATATCAATCTGAGAAACTTCCTAATTACAAATTTGATTCAAACAAACACTGGGTCTTATTCGTGGAGAGTAAACATACCAGCGTTGAAAGAGAATTTCCAGCAGAATATTGCAAGCTTTCCGTCATCTTTGAAAGGGCTTCAGTACTGTGGACCAACACTCTTCATAGGAGGCTCATTGTCAGATTACATAGG aaaaaatgatCTGCCAGAAATCCAAGAATATTTTCCACTGGCCCAGCTGCAATTTGTTGATGGAGCAGGCCATTGGGTTCACAGTCAAAAGCCTGAGAAGTTCCTCGAAATTGCCTGCAGTTTCCTCAAAGATAAATGA
- the LOC112055260 gene encoding protein ABHD11-like, with product MSKRINAATQKPVIAVDARNHGESPHADSHTYPDLASDVSHLISQLSIKQAAIIGHSMGGRTGMVIALSEPSIVSKLVVVDISPVSTTSALNETFPQLIDAMKSIHFKNITNVVKARAVAKEKLVASGVIKDDSIGYVLMNIGIKPDKSIGWISNVNVLKEYSTEIARFPSEMSGKQYSGPTLFIGGGKSKFLPPGDLTGIKKYFPNVNLKYIEGVGHNVHAQAPDEFLALIKDFLST from the exons ATGTCTAAAAGAATCAACGCCGCAACTCAGAAGCCTGTAATTGCTGTGGACGCGAGGAATCATGGGGAAAGTCCACACGCCGACAGCCATACTTACCCAGATCTGGCTTCGGACGTGTCACATCTAATAAGTCAATTATCTATAAAACAAGCTGCAATTATTGGCCACAGCATGGGAGGCAGGACTGGCATGGTTATAGCACTGTCTGAG CCTTCTATAGTGTCAAAATTAGTTGTGGTCGACATCTCCCCAGTGTCCACAACAAGCGCCCTCAACGAGACGTTCCCGCAACTCATAGACGCCATGAAAAgcattcattttaaaaacataaccaACGTCGTCAAAGCCAGAGCTGTCGCTAAAGAGAAACTGGTGGCATCAGGGGTAATAAAAGACGATTCTATTGGATATGTCCTGATGAACATAGGTATAAAACCAGACAAATCAATTGGTTGGATAAGTAACGTAAACGTGCTGAAGGAATATTCAACGGAGATAGCGAGATTTCCAAGCGAGATGTCTGGAAAACAATATAGCGGTCCAACTCTGTTCATTGGGGGCGGAAAGTCTAAATTCTTACC gcCAGGCGATCTAACGGGAATTAAGAAATACTTTCCGAATGTAAACCTCAAATACATTGAAGGTGTTGGTCACAACGTGCACGCGCAAGCTCCTGATGAATTTCTTGCTCTAATAAAAGATTTTCTATcaacttaa